TCGGCCTTGTCGTGGCTGGCGATGAGAACGCCGACGACGAGAGCGCCCAGGTCGCCCTTCAGGCCCGCCAGCTCGAATGCTTCCGCTCCGCCCAGCGCGAGCAGAAAGCCATAGAGGACGAGGAGCTCGCCATGGCCGACGCGCTGCAGGACCAGGGCCAGCAGCGGCCGCAGCGGAATGAGAATCAGCAACAGCAGTGCCCGGACGGTCGGCAACTCACCCGCCGCGAGAGCCAGAAAGATAACGGCCGCCAGATCCTGCACGATGAGGATGCCCACGGCTATGCGACCGTGCAGCGAAGCCGTCTCTCCTCTCTCTTCGAGCACCTTGACGACGAAGACCGTGCTGGAGAAGCTCAACGCAAAAGCGACCAGCAGGGCCTGAGAGAAGCCGATGCCGGTCAGGAAGGAGACGCCCAGAAGCGCCGGCACATGGATGGCCGCTCCGAGCACCAGAACGACAATCGACATGTGCAGGCTGGCAACGGCCCAGACGTGCGGACGCGCGATGGTCCTCAAGTCGAGCTTCAGGCCGACGAGGAAGAGCAAGAGGGTTATGCCGAGGTCGGAGAGCTTCTGCAGCATCTCCCCGCCGGCGGTTCCATGCAGGTTGAGCAGGAAGCCCGCGGCCAGGAAGCCGACCAGCGGCGGCAGCCCGACTGTCCTGGACAACAGGCCCAGCGCGAACGCCAGGGCGATCCAGGCGACGTCTTGTACGGCAATGGCGATGTCCATGGGGTCGACGCGGCCAGGGAACTATTGACGGCTGCCTACAGCGTGGCCGCACTTCCCCCGGGCGCCGGCACCGCCGCCGAGCTGTAGCCCCCGAAGATCCGCCGCATCGTCCGGCCGACGTCGTCGAGGATCATGTACGCCGTCGGCACCAGCAGCAGCGTGATGGCGGTCGCGAACAGCACCCCGAAGCCGAGCGAGACCGCCATCGGCACCATGAAGGCGGCGTCGAGGCTCCTGTTCCACATCAGCGGCGCAAGGCCGAAGAAGGTCGTGAGCGACGTCAGCAGGATGGGCCGGAAGCGGTAGACGCCGGCCTCGCGCACGGCTAGCGCCAAGCCGGCCGTCTCGAAGTCCCGCCGGTCGGTCGGGATGCCCCCGGCCTGCCGCGTCAGGCGTCCGACGTCGGCGTGCACGCCTCGCGCCCGGTTGATGAAGTCGACCATGATCAGGCTGTCGTTGACCACCACCCCGGTCAGCGCGACCAGCCCGAACATCGACATGATCGACACGTTCAGCCCCAGGAAGACGTGGCCCCAGACCGCGCCGATGAGCCCGAACGGGATGGCGCTCATGATGATCAGTGGCTGCACGTAGGACCGCAGCGGCACCGCCAGCAACGCGAAGATCAGCAGCAGCGCCAGCGTGAAGCCGCGCTGCAGCCCGCCGAGGGCGTCGCGCTGCTCGGCCATCGCCCCCTCGAACGAGTAGAACACGCCCGGGTAGCGGACCAGCACCTCGGGAAGAATGCGCGCGTTCAGGTCGGCGATGACGGCGTCGGCCGACGTCGCGCCCGGGTCGATCGAGGCGGTGACGTTGACGGTTCGGTTCCGGTCCACGCGCCGGATCGACGCGAACCCGCGTCCGGGCTCGACCACCGCGACCTGGCTGAAGGGGACCTGGCCGCCGTCCGGCGTGCGGATGCGCATGTTCTCGAGGTCGCCGAGCGACCGGCGCTCGTCGCGCGGATAGCGGACCATGACGCGTACGTCGTCGCGACCCCGCTGGATGCGCTGCGCCTCCTCGCCGTAGAACGCCTGGCGCACCTGGCGCCCGAGGCTCTCCAGGGTGAGGCCGACGGTCTCGGCGGCCGGCTTGATGCCGAGCTTCATCTCCTGCTTGCCGGCGCGAAACGAGTCGGTCACCTCGTAGACGCCGGCGTAGCCTTGGAGACGCTGCTTCACCTCTTCTGCTGCGGCCCGCAGCACGTCGACGTCCGGGCCGGCGAGCTGCACGTCGACGTCGCTGCCCGCGCTCAGGGTGCTCAGCGCGAAGTCGACCTCGACCGCTTCCGGGATCGGCGCCGTCGCCTCGCGCCACAGCAGGCCGAGCTCCTCGCTGCTGTAGGCGCGATCTTCCGAGGAGAGCAGCTCTATCGCCACCTCGCCCGTGTTCGGCGACGTGAAGCTCCCGACCGCGGGACCCGTGGGACCGCCCCCGCGCGCCGCCATCGGTCTGTCGCCGACCGCCGCGAGCACGTGCCGGAAGTAGTCCCGGCCGGTTTCTGCGAGCAGTTGCCGGCGGAGCCGCGCCGCGCCCGCCTCGAGCTTCGCGACCGCCGCCGCCGTCGCCTCGACCGGCGCGCCCTGCGGCATCGTCACCGAGGCGGAGATGACGTTGGCCTCGATCGAGGGCATGAAGCGGAAGCCGGGAAGCCCCGACAGCACCATCCCGATGGTGACGATCATCACCCCCAACCCCACCGCCGCGGTCACGTACCGCCACCGCAGCGCCGCCTCGAGCAACGGGCTGTAGACGCGATGCGCGATGCGCGTCAAGCCGTTCGCGAAGACCCGCTGAAAGCGCCGCCACGGTCCCGGGCGGACGCGCTTCGGGATGTGCGACAGGTGGGCCGGCAGGATGTTCAACGACTCGAGCAGCGAGAACAGCAGGCACGCGATGACGACCAGCGGAATCACCCGGAACACCTTGCCCAGCACCCCGGGCACGAACAGCAGCGGACTGAACGCGGCCACCGTCGTCAGGACCGCGAACGTGACCGGTTTCGCGATCTCGTACGCCCCCTCGATGGATCCGCGCATCCCGTCGCCGTGCTCCTCCTGGTGCCGGTAGATGTTCTCCCCCACGATGATGGCGTCGTCGACCACGATGCCGAGCACCAGGACGAAGCCGAACAGCGTCAGCACGTTGATGGAGACGTCGACGCCCGGCATCAGCGCGAGGGCCCCGAAGAACGAGATGGGGATCCCGAGGCTCACCCAGAACGCCAGACGCAGCTCCAGGAACAGCGCCAGCACCAGGAACACCAGCGCGAACCCGGCAACGCCGTTGCGCAGCATCAGCGAGAGTTGGTTGTTCAACGACTCTGCATCGTTCTGCCACACGGTGAGCGTCACGCCCTCGGGCAGGCGCGCCCGGGCTCCCTCGACGTACCGCGTGGCGAGCTCGGCGATCTCGACCGCGCTCTGGTCCCCCGTGCGGAAGACGGAGACCAGCATCGTCGGCTCGAAGTCGAAACGGGCGTACTGGTCGGTTTCCTCGAAGCCGTCGACGACGGCCGCCACGTCGCCCAGACGCAGGCGGCTGCCGTCGGGTCGCGTCCACAGGACCAGATCCTCGAACTCGGCCCCGCGGTACGCCTGCCCGATGGTGCGCAGCAGGATCTCGCCCCCGTCCGTCCGCACCGACCCGCCCGGCAGGTCGAGCGACGAGCGGCGCACGGCATCTGCCACCTGGTCGAACGTCAGCTCGTATCGTCGAAGGTCGTTCTCCGAGACCTCGATCGAGATCTCGTACGGCGGCGCACTCACGATGTCGACCTGCGTGATGCCCGGAATCGCCGTCAGCTCATCCCGTACCCGCTCGGTGACCTGCTTCAGCGTGAACGGGTCCATGTCCCCGGAGACCGCGATGTCGACGACCTGCAACCGGTTCGTCAGCTCGCGGATGATCGGCGTCTCGGTCTCGAGCGGGAAGGTGGTGATGGCGTCGACGTTGTTCTTCACCTCGTCGACGACGCGGCGGGCGTCGGCCCCGAGGTCGAGCTCGATCGTCACTGAACCGGCCCCCTCGTACGCCGTCGAGCGGACCTGCTTGATGCCGTCGATGCCCTCGATCGCCTCCTCGATGCGGACGTTCACCGCCGACTCGACCTCTTCGGGGGCGGCGCCGAGATATGGCACCTCGACACTGATCCGGTCGAGCTCCATCTCCGGAAACACTTCTTCGTTGGCGCTCGTTGCCGCGAGGAGTCCGCTGGCCACGATGAACACCATCATCAGGTTGGCGGCGACGCCGTTGCGGGCGAACCACTCGATCATGCCGTGCACGGTCGCCTCCCCGCTTCGAAGGCAGTCCCAAGGCCAATATCGTCATCGTAGCAACCCTCGTCCCGCCCTGAAGTCCGCAGGCCGTCCGATGTGGACTCTCGCGACAATCCGGCCACTCGCACTTTACCCTCGCTCCAGCGCCAGCTCGTCCTCGGGCGGCGGCCACCCGTTGTTGCGTCCCGGCGGTGACAAGCCACGGCGCTTGCGGGGGCTGGAGCGACGGACGCCTTCCGTCGTCGTCCAGCAGTCGTGCGCCTCGCCTTCCTGTGACTCGCCGTTCGGTTCCGCATTCCGAAACGCCCTTATATGCATGACTGGTTCGAGGGCTTCTCGGTCAGTCGTCTCGCGCCAGATTTAGCCGGCATCCGCGCGGAACCGCCGTGGGCCTGCGGCCGCTTTACCGGCACCAGGTGTCGAGCTGACCACCAGACGTTTCTGCACATGACGCTGGGGACGAACATCAGGCGGTTGCGGTCGGTGGTGGGACCGCGATCGCAAAAGAAGCTGGCCGAGCGGCTCGGCGTCGCGCCGAGCCAAGTCGCGGACTGGGAGCACGACCGCTACGCGGTCATCTCGATCCAGAGTCTCATCAAGCTTGCCACAGTGTTCCACTGCTCGGTGGACGACCTTCTTGCCGGTGTCGATGCGGACTACGACCAGTTGCTGGCGGGTGTCGCGGATGCCGCATACGCGGCCGGCAACTGGCCCGATGTCGCGGTGGTCGGCGAGGGCGATGCACCTCCGGGTGCCGTCGCGCGGAACGCGCACGGAGAGGAGCGGCCTGCGGTGTTGGGCTGGGTACCTCGCCCGGCGGACCTTGGCGACCCGCACGCCTACGGGGTCCAGATCCGCGGCGACGCGATGTGCCCGGCGTACCGGCCGAAGATGGTCGCGCTGGTGTCGCCTGCGCAGGACGTGCAGGACGGCGATGAGGTGTACGCGCACCTCGCGCGCGGAGAACACCTGGTCCGGTTGGCCCGCGCGGTTCCCCGCGGTTACATTTTCCAGGCGTACAATCCGGGCCGCCGGGCGCGTTTCGTGAAGCACAACGAGATCGATGCGCTGCACGTCATCGTGTACTCGCTTCTCCGGGGATTGGAACGATGATGTTGCGCTGCCGGGAGATGGTCGGAGGACCGACGCTGAGCATGCTTGTCACGCCGCGCGTGGCAGTGGCGCAGGACAGGGCGGGGCCCCTGGACGAGTTCCTGCACCCCGGCAGGGACGCCGCCGCGGGCGGGATCCGACTATCATTGCGCGGTCGTACGCAAACTGTTGTCTGTGTTCTCCCGAGAATCCGCCGGTCCAGGCGCTCCCCGTGGCACCAGCTCGGACCGCCTCCTCGCGCGGGCTCGAGGAGGCAGCCGGCCGGCGGCCGAGGTGCTGTTTGCGCGCTACGGGTCGTGGCTGCGGCGTTGGGCGCGCGGTCGGCTGCCGCCATGGGTGCGCGGGGCCGTCGACACGAGCGATCTGGTCCAGGACACCCTGCGGGAGCAGTTCGCGCGGCTCGACCAGTTCAAGTCGAAACAGTCTGGTGCGATGCGGCTCTGCTTGCGGCGGGCCATCGAGAACCGGATCCGGGACCAGTTGCGGCGCGCCGCGCGGCGCCGGAACACCGATGCGCCGGCCGAGCACGTCGAGCTCAGCGACGCGTCGGCGCCCCAACATCGGCAGTTGGTCGATGATGAGAACTGGCAGCACTATCTGGACGGCCTGCGGCATCTGCGGCCTCGTGACCGGCGGCTGATCGTGGGTCGTACCGAGCTCGGGTACAACTTCCGGCAACTCGCTCTGGTCGAACGCCTGTCGAGTCCGGACGCGGCGCGCATGGCGCTGCGCCGGGCGCTGATGCGGTTGAGCGACGCCATCGCGGGCGCCGGCAACCGTCGCTGACGTATCGTCGTCGACGGCGCGTCGCCCATCCCGCCATTCGAGTGTTCGGATCCGGCCTCGTGAACGCCAATAGATCGGTAGCAGGGAATTCACGCCGGGCGTGAAGGCGCGCGCCGCGGCGGTCGTGGTCAGGCTCGGACTCGCATGCCCAGCACGGGTGACGATGATCGGGACAGTCTCGTCGCAGAGGTGGCCGACGCGCTGACGCTGCGGCAGGATGTGGATTGGGAGCGGTGCGCGCGTCTGGCGACCCCGTCCAATCGGCACCTGCTCGACAATCTGCGCCTGATCGCACGCATCGCTTCCTGCTTCCGCGCATCGGCGAGCACGCCGCCGGGCCCGGCGGCGCCGCTCGCCGCCATCGGTGCCGGCCTCTTTGCGCGGCGCGCCGTCCAGGCGCTGGTCGGCTTCGCCGCGATCCAGGCGGCGGCAACGTTGCTCCTGCTGCCCTGGGCCTGGGAACCCTACCATCGGGAGTTCGGGGACCTTGCCGTCTATCTGGCGACCTTGCTGATCGGGTCCAGCTTGAGTGCGGCCCTGTTTCTGTTCGGGGGCCACCGCGATCGGCGCAACTGGTTGCTCGGCGCGTACTTCATCGTCAATGCGACGCTCGCGAATCCGTTTCCGATGCTGGCGTCGCTACGGGATGTTCCGCAGGCCGACCTGTTCGGTTACCCCTA
The nucleotide sequence above comes from Acidobacteriota bacterium. Encoded proteins:
- a CDS encoding efflux RND transporter permease subunit, with the translated sequence MHGMIEWFARNGVAANLMMVFIVASGLLAATSANEEVFPEMELDRISVEVPYLGAAPEEVESAVNVRIEEAIEGIDGIKQVRSTAYEGAGSVTIELDLGADARRVVDEVKNNVDAITTFPLETETPIIRELTNRLQVVDIAVSGDMDPFTLKQVTERVRDELTAIPGITQVDIVSAPPYEISIEVSENDLRRYELTFDQVADAVRRSSLDLPGGSVRTDGGEILLRTIGQAYRGAEFEDLVLWTRPDGSRLRLGDVAAVVDGFEETDQYARFDFEPTMLVSVFRTGDQSAVEIAELATRYVEGARARLPEGVTLTVWQNDAESLNNQLSLMLRNGVAGFALVFLVLALFLELRLAFWVSLGIPISFFGALALMPGVDVSINVLTLFGFVLVLGIVVDDAIIVGENIYRHQEEHGDGMRGSIEGAYEIAKPVTFAVLTTVAAFSPLLFVPGVLGKVFRVIPLVVIACLLFSLLESLNILPAHLSHIPKRVRPGPWRRFQRVFANGLTRIAHRVYSPLLEAALRWRYVTAAVGLGVMIVTIGMVLSGLPGFRFMPSIEANVISASVTMPQGAPVEATAAAVAKLEAGAARLRRQLLAETGRDYFRHVLAAVGDRPMAARGGGPTGPAVGSFTSPNTGEVAIELLSSEDRAYSSEELGLLWREATAPIPEAVEVDFALSTLSAGSDVDVQLAGPDVDVLRAAAEEVKQRLQGYAGVYEVTDSFRAGKQEMKLGIKPAAETVGLTLESLGRQVRQAFYGEEAQRIQRGRDDVRVMVRYPRDERRSLGDLENMRIRTPDGGQVPFSQVAVVEPGRGFASIRRVDRNRTVNVTASIDPGATSADAVIADLNARILPEVLVRYPGVFYSFEGAMAEQRDALGGLQRGFTLALLLIFALLAVPLRSYVQPLIIMSAIPFGLIGAVWGHVFLGLNVSIMSMFGLVALTGVVVNDSLIMVDFINRARGVHADVGRLTRQAGGIPTDRRDFETAGLALAVREAGVYRFRPILLTSLTTFFGLAPLMWNRSLDAAFMVPMAVSLGFGVLFATAITLLLVPTAYMILDDVGRTMRRIFGGYSSAAVPAPGGSAATL
- a CDS encoding sigma-70 family RNA polymerase sigma factor; the protein is MSRRAWQWRRTGRGPWTSSCTPAGTPPRAGSDYHCAVVRKLLSVFSRESAGPGAPRGTSSDRLLARARGGSRPAAEVLFARYGSWLRRWARGRLPPWVRGAVDTSDLVQDTLREQFARLDQFKSKQSGAMRLCLRRAIENRIRDQLRRAARRRNTDAPAEHVELSDASAPQHRQLVDDENWQHYLDGLRHLRPRDRRLIVGRTELGYNFRQLALVERLSSPDAARMALRRALMRLSDAIAGAGNRR
- a CDS encoding LexA family transcriptional regulator is translated as MHDWFEGFSVSRLAPDLAGIRAEPPWACGRFTGTRCRADHQTFLHMTLGTNIRRLRSVVGPRSQKKLAERLGVAPSQVADWEHDRYAVISIQSLIKLATVFHCSVDDLLAGVDADYDQLLAGVADAAYAAGNWPDVAVVGEGDAPPGAVARNAHGEERPAVLGWVPRPADLGDPHAYGVQIRGDAMCPAYRPKMVALVSPAQDVQDGDEVYAHLARGEHLVRLARAVPRGYIFQAYNPGRRARFVKHNEIDALHVIVYSLLRGLER